TGGAATGACTATGACAGCCTACATTGCTTTTATTGCTTCAATTTGTCAAGGTAAATTTCGTGCTACACAATATTCGTTTTTCACTTCTATGATGGGATTTTCACGATCGATTTTTCCAGCTCTTTCAGGATATATTGTTGTACAATTCGGATGGCAAAACTTTTTTACATTTATTATTATCACAACAATCCCTTCCCTCCTTCTGCTACTAAAAATCAGCTCATTACTAAAAGTAAAAATGAAGTAAATGATTCCAAGTGTTAAAAAGCGTGCAATAATGACCCACTAAATGGGTTAATGTGCGTTCAATTTTGATCCACCCTAAAAGTGGAAAATCGTAGTCTTATTAACCCATTATTTTCAACCTATTTTAACTTTACCTTGGGAACGAATAATGCTTCTTATAGTATTACGTGCAATATCTAATTCACGACTGATTGAGCGTATTGACTCGCCACGGTGGTAACGCACTAGTATTTTTCTTTTACTTTCCATTATTAACACTCTGATTTAATACTCCTATTATTTAAATTGAATAATAGAAGTATAGGTTGAAAATAATGGTTAATAAGACTACGATTTTCCACTTTTAGGGTGGATCAAAATTGAACGCACATTAACCCATTTAGTGGGTCATTATTGCACGCTTTTTAACACTTATGCCACATTCCTACATAAATGTTGCTAGTTCCCTTATTGATAATTCACATAATTATAGGATACGTCAGTTAATTAATTAAAAAAGAAAACCATCTTTAGTTTTCTTTTTTAATTAATTAACTTGACGTATCCTATAATTTGTCATCATAATATCCAAATATGGAATATTTGGATATTATGATGACTGTAAAAAGATATTTAAATTTAGACTTACCACAGGGACAATCAGCGTTTCTTTGGGGAGCAAGAAAAACTGGTAAGACAACATTTTTACATCAAAAATTTCCTCATGCAATTTTCATCGATTTATTACAAAGTGAAGTTTTTGCAAAGTATTCATTAAACCCTCACTATATTCGTTTAGAAATTCTTGCTATACCAGAAGAAAAAAGATGCGGAATGGTTATAGTAATAGATGAAATACAAAAAATTCCCCAGATTCTTAATGAAGTTCATTGGATGATAGAAAACATAAAAGGAGTAAGTTTTATACTTTGTGGTTCTAGTTCTAGAAAGTTAAAATCGTCTGGTTCTAACCTGCTTGGCGGTAGAGCATGGAGATATCAAATGTTTCCTTTTTGCTATTCAGAGATTAAAGAATTAAATTGGGATAGAATTTTTAATAGAGGTTTAATACCTGCTCATTATTTTTCTGAATTTGCTTCAAAATCACTATCTGCTTATGTATATGATTACTTGATTAATGAAGTGCAGCTAGAGGCTAACATTCGAAGAAGGGATCCATTCATAAAGTTTCTAGATGTTGTTGCTTTAAGTAATACTGAAATGATTAATTTTACTAATATTGCTCGAGATTGTGGAGTTAATAAAGCAACAGCAAAAAGTTATTTTGAAATTCTAGAAGACATGTATATAGGATATTTTTTGTACCCATACGCTAAGCGTAAAAACAGACAGATTATTACACAAATACCAAAATTTTATTTATTTGATACTGGGGTTGCAAATTATCTAGCTAAATATACTTTTACTGGATTTTATTCATCAGAAGCTGGTAAAGCTTTTGAACATTATATTTTTCTTGAACTAAAACTATATCAGGTTATGTTTAACATTAGGGAAGAATTATTTTACTACCGTGATTCTGAAGGACATGAAGTAGATTTTATATTAGGAAATCAAGCTTTTGAAGTTAAAACTAGATCTAATATTACATTTAGAGATATAAAAGGACTTCTTTTGTTTGGGCAAGATTATGGAGCAATGTTAAACGTCATATCTACTACTGACAGAAAAAGGATTGAGACTTTTGGAACTCAAACTGTAACGATTTGGCCAGTACAAGAATTTCTTGAATCATTATGGTCAAATAGTTTGTACTAGATGATGTTCATTATAACTTTTGTATATAAGATTGAATTTTAAGTTATATCAAAATTTTGTAGAATTTTGATATAAGCAAGATGCATTGTACCAATGCTTACTTTTTTTTTACCATTCTGAATCCTATTTAACTTTGGTCAAAAGAGAATCAAGAGTATCTTTAAGAGATTGTACCGGTTCAAATGCAAGTTGACCTTCCAATACCTTAGAAGACTTTTTAACAATACTTTTAACTTACAATTGCTTCGTCGCCACTAAAGTGATTCCTCGCTAATAGACGGTGGTGCGTGTTCCTGCTGACCAAATGTTTGTCGGTAATAGTAAGTTTCGCAAGGGTATAGTTAATTCAGGAGAATTTGGTGCTAGGAACGATGGAGTGACGCCTATAAGTAATAGGCGAGCGACGAGTGACGACGTCACCAACTTCTCATCAATTGACTATAACATCTATTACTTTTCCCGTCCTGTGCTTTGGGCTTTGTTATTGCTATTGCCAAGTACTACTTTCATAGCATTACCAATCTGTACTAGTTTGGATAGCGGTTTTAAAGTAGTGTTTAATGATGTAAGATCTTGCAAAAACTGTGTAGGGACAATATTTTTTGTTTTGTCTTTAACTAAATTTACAAAAGCTGTGGTGATTTTTTCTCTGTTGGGTATTAATTTGACTGCTTCTTGTATTTGAGATGTGATAGTAAATATATTTTTTGTTGCTTTATAACAACAATCTAACTTTTCAATGACAGTTTTATTAGGACTTAATGTAGAGAGGAGGTTTCCTTTTATACTACATAATTCTGGTTCGATTAAATTTTTTAGATATTTTTCTTTGTTTGGCATATTTCCAAGGATTTTACTCGCACCATCACGTATAGCACTGATAACCCCAATTATACCACTCTTATTATAAGGAAATTCTTCGGACAAGTCAACAAGTTTTTTAAAATACTCTTTTTCTTTTGGCTCTTGTCTAACCGATTTATTAATCTTCTTCAAAGAGTCTACATCTAACCCTAATTCTGCTACAGCTACAGGTGAAACTCCTGTTATTTCTGCTATTTCAGCAATTTGTTTAGCTTTACAGTATTTTTCTTTAAGGTCTGGATGTTTTTCTATTCTTACTAATTTTTCTTCAACTACTCCTAGTTTTGCCTTCCAATTATCTACTGTCTTTGTTAGATTTTCCGTACTGAGAAAAGATTTTACCGAATCTAACAAGCCACTTCCTTTGAGTACCAAACCAACTATCGGCATTTGTATAGATATTAAAGCAATTAATAAATTTCCACAAAAATCGATAATCTTTTCTGACGCTCCAGGATACGAGGCATTTAGTTTGTTTTGAAACTGTAAAATACTTTCAAGAATGTTTATTATGTATTCAATGAAAGTACTTTCAAAAAACAACATTTCCTCCTTTACTTGTTCTTGTTCGTCAAGATATAGGTCTAATTCATCTAAGGAATTGCCGACTGTTTCTTTGAAATATTCAGCTATTTCTCGATTTTGTTGTTGATCATTCGAATCTGAATCTACAAATATGTCATATATATAGCCAGCTCTTTTTTTTATACGCTTTAAGTTACTGGAAAACATTTTGAGTGTTTTCATAGAATCAAATTTCAATTGCTTTATAGTACTAGCAATAGAAGTGTTCGATAAGATACTAGGTAAAGCACTTTCTGCAAGGAGAGAATATATATTAGGCATAATAAATTGTTTATATTTAAATTTTTGAATCGATAATTTACCATCTGTGCTTAAAGATAATACAAATAAAAACTATAGTTTAACACTGTTATGTTGCTCTTAAGGTTAGTTTTTGATATGTTACATATTGGCTTTATCACAAATAGGTCAATTTTTAGATCAATGATATCTTTAACTTATTGCAGAAGCTAGCAAATTTTTTTAACATAAACATATTTAGAAAATCAACTATGTATAAATTTACACATTTTGCCATTATCATTTTGTTCAACTATTCGGTTTTTGCTGTCGACTTACCTGATGCTTTATCTAGTGCATACAATAATAATGGCGAATTACAAATCATTAGACAAAACTTTTTAAGTGAGATTGAACAGTTTTCTGCAGCTTTCTCAGGTTTTATGCCTAATATATCTTATAATATTAACTCTAACATTAGTAAGAATAAACCGAATAGTCAATATGCTCCTAATTCTTCTAAAAAAGAGACAAAATCACAACAAAACACTTTTATATTAGAGCAGCCTATATTTAGTGGTGGTAGTAGTGTTGCAAATTTGAAATCTGCTCAGTCAGCTTTTAGAGCATCGCGTGCTAAATATTATGCGGAAGAACAGAGGGTTCTTTTAAGCTTAATAAAAAATTATCTCGATTGTTATGATGCAAAAGAGAAATATGAGATTTCTGAAATTAGTGTAAAAACTAACAAACATCAATTAGCAACCATTGAAGAAAAACTAAAATTAGGTGAAGCAACATCAATAGATTTAGCTAGTGCCAAGGCAAGCCTTGCAGTGGCTGAGACTAATAGATTAAACGTATATGCTAATTATCAAGCAACAAAAGCAACCTTTAGTCGAGTTTTTGGTATAGAAGCGGATGATATTGCTATGCCTCCTATGCCGGACAACTTACCTAATTCATTAGATGCTTTAATAGAGAAGGCAGTAAATGTTAATCCTAGCATAGACAGTACAAGACATAGTGTTAGAAGTCATAAAGCTGCCCAAATAGCAGCAATGGCTGAACTTCTGCCTAAGGTAAATTTTAAAATTGAGTCTGGTAAAAACATCTATACCCCAGAGACTCCAATGACTAATAATAGCAGAAGTACTACATCAACTTTATCAGTTAACATACCTATTTATTCTCATGGGGGTAGCGAATATTCAAAAATTAGGAAAGCTAAAAATAGCACTAGGAGTGCAGCTATTCAACTTGATGACACAATAAAGCAAATACGAGCAAGTGCTATTGGTAGTTGGGAAGGATTTGAAGCAGCAAAATCTAAAATTATCGCCACATCACAAGGAGTAGAAGCGGCTCAAATAGCTTATGATGGGATAATGCAGGAGGAAATTGTTGGTTCCAAAACAATCTTAGAAGTTTTAACTGCTGAAGAAAAATTATATAATACTAAGATAGCAAAAGTTGATGCATGTAGAGACTCTATTTTAGCGGCTTACCAAATAAAATCTTTACTAGGGGAATTAACTGCAAAAAGCTTGAAATTAAAAGTTAAATATTTTACTCCTGAAGATGAGTTTAAAGGACTCAAGAAAAAACTTATTATAGGTTTTTAATTATGAGTAAAGACCATAACAAAAACCAAGATATGTCAGTTGAAGAGATACTGAAATCAATTAAGGGAATGATTGATAATCGTAATGAACCCCCATCTAATGATGACGATATATTAGAATTGACTAATATAGCTTGGAATGAAGAAGATAAGCTAGAAGAGGATAGTACACATAGTCAATTAGCAGAAGAACTATTGCAGGAATCCTTGATATCCGATAAATCTGCAGCAGAAACTACTAAGATTTTCCAACATTTCTCGAAAACAGCTCGAGAGATTAATATAAATGCTTCAAACTCTAAGGTTAAAACGTTAGAGGATCTAATTGTTGAGATGATACGACCACAATTGAGTCAATGGTTAGATAAAAACTTGCCTTTATTAGTAAAGCAGTTAGTAGAAAAAGAGATTCAAAAGTTATTGCCAAATGATCAGAAATGACTTAGTGCAAGAAGTAAATTATGTTATAATCAGCGTAATGCGAGCTAATAATATAAAATAACGTGAGAATTCTAATGTACTTTAATAGAACTCTTGGAAATGATAGTAGGGGTTTCGTCATTCTAAAATTATTAGCTAGATTAAGCTACAGGAAATTCTTAGTAACCCTTCTAATAACTATTTCTTTGTTTATAGATAGGGCTTATTCTGCTCCACCACCCCTGCCGTCTCCAACGTTGCCACAATTAGAAAATGAGAAAGTGAATAAACACAAAGAAGATTCACAAGAGACAGATTCTTTAATGAAAGAAATACAACAATTTATGCCCTCCAAGAAAACGGATGATCAAGTACCAGAACCAATAAAACCAGCATCTACACCACAAAATACCAGTAATGAAGCTAGTAAAGAAGAAGGGGAGACAGATTCTTTCATTGATTTAGGAAATAATAAATTACCAATTCTAGACAATACTCTATATGATAAAAAAATAAATAACCCAAAAAAATCGGATCAATTAGATAAAATTCCGTCCCAGAAAATTGAGCTAGAAGAATCCAGTAAAAACAACAATAATAATATTAACAACAATTCTCCTACCCTGCCACCAACTGAAAATCAAAATATAGAGAGTCAAGATACTGTACCCCTTAAGCCTATTGAGTCACCTATTTTGCCTAAACCCCAGATAGCTGGAGATCAGATAGATTCGCTGTCTGGTGACAATAAGTCTGATATCGAAGTAACTACCACTATTATACCGCCTGTAACTATGCCTGATAAAGAGAAAAATCAAGTAGAGTTGCCGCAAATAGGTAGTGAAGATAATAAGGGAGTGGTTACGCCTAATCTAGATATAGCGCCTTCTTCACAAGAAAAAAAGCCTACTGAGCCACAAGCAGCTGATCCTATCATACCAGCATTACCTAAGGAAAATACTGAACCTAAAATGACTAAGCCTGATATTACACCGATTCTCACAAAGGATTCTCCAGTTGCTGAGACACCGCAAACTCAAACGCCTGTACCAGTCTTTGTAAAAAAGAATAAGCAACCAGATGAGTCTAGTAACATTGACGAAAAGCAAGATAGTAATTTAGTTAAAGAAGAAAAAGAACTAGATAAGAAACAGCCAAATAAAACTATTCCAATTGCCAAGAGTGCAACTATTACCATTAAAGAAATATCACCGGAAATGGCTCTGTTCATAGAAGATGAAAAACAAATGTTATTTTTGCCAGATGATGATATAGTATTAGGAGAGCTTACAGAAGAGGCAAGATTAAATCAAATGGCGATGTATGCATTTATTCAAATGTTTAAGAGAATTTATGATAGTGAGCATAGAGAGAATCAAAGAAAGATAATAAATAGGTTTATTGATAATTATAATAGAGACGTGCATATTACTAATAGTATAGTAAATGATGCAACAGATAGAGCATTTGAAGCAGTTAGCAAAAATAATTTATTTACTCTTAGGGTTCTTTTGGATAATTATTTAATCATCCAAAAAAGGGGGGATGATAATTACACTCTTTTGCATGAATCTGCAGAAACTGGCAATTATTATATAGCAAAATTTTTGATTATGCGTGGGGTAAACATTAAGGCTACTGATTATCATTATAGAACAGCATTGGAAATCTCTGATGAGCAAAATAATAATGTTAGTTGCTTGATCAGAAAGGCAACAGCAAATTAGTCTCGAAGGAAGCTATGGCTAGGAGGTATAGTGGAGGAAGAGTTGACTATTTGCTGCATAATCCCTCTAACTGAACAGCAGTATTAAATAGGGGTTGAGAGCAGATATATACTCAAATGATTTGAAGAATTGGATTTGAAAATGAGGGGCGAGCATACGCATAAGCGTCAGTTTAAGGAAAACGAGATGAAAAAGCTGTAGGGAGATATGACTTAAGATTGTATAATGATGATTCACGCACACAATTAATAAGGAATCCTCAAAATGAGTATATAAAAAAATAAAAGGTTTTTTTACATCATCTAAATTAAAAAAACTTGCTCAAAAATCCAGGAAAAAAACAGGTCTTCAACCGTTCAGATATGCGGTTTATAGCATGTTTTCTTTTCTCCTTAGACTGACGCCTATGTACTATCACAAGCATATGGAGCTATACCAACAATTGATGACAATTCATTGCTACTATAATTTTTATTCCCTAAGTCTGTTAGTGAGGAATTCATTAAAATTTAAGTTGAATATAAACTATTAACAATATAATATGGAGGCATTGAAATTAGATAAGATAAAATGATTAATATTACTTTTCCAGATGGAGTTCAAAAACAATTTACAAAAAATATTACGGGGTTGGAGATAGCTAGTCAAATCTCGACTTCTCTAGCAAAAGATGCTTTAGTTATTGAGATAAATAATGAGCTAAAGGACTTAAGTTTACCTATAGAATCTGATTGTAATTTAAGAATTCTTACCAGCAAAGATCCAGAATGTTTGGAAATATTACGCCATGATGCAGCTCATATTATTGCTGAAGCGGCTAAAGAATTATTTCCCAATATCCAGGTAACTATAGGACCCGCTATTGAAAATGGCTTTTTTTATGATTTTGCTAAGGAGCAACCTTTTTCATCGGAAGATTTGCTGAAGATAGAAGCAAAAATGCATGAGATTGTTAAAAGAAATGAGAAAATCACTAGAGAACTATGGAACCGTGATCAAGCTATAGAATTCTTTAAATCAATTGGTGAACATTATAAAGCCGAGATAATCTCAGAAATTCCGGCAAATGAGGATATTACATTATATCGGCAAGGCAATTTTGTTGATCTGTGCCGTGGTCCGCATGCTCCATCAACTGGCTTCATTAAACATTTCAAATTAATGAAAGTGGCAGGTGCATATTGGCGAGGTGATAGTAAAAATCCTATGCTACAAAGAATCTATGGTACAGCTTGGGCAACAAAAGAGCAGTTGGACAATTATCTGTATATGCTTGAAGAGGCAGAGAAACGTGATCATAGAAAATTAGGGCGGGAACTTGATTTGTTCCATTTTCAGGAAGAAGCTCAAGGTATGGTATTTTGGCATGATAAGGGTTGGAGCATATACCGTATTATCGAACAATATATCAGAAATAAAATCAGAAAAATGGGGTATATTGAGGTAAAAACTCCGGTACTTGTTGATAAAAGCTTGTGGGAATCTTCTGGTCACTGGGAAAAATTTAGAGAAGATATGTTTGCTCTAAATCTTGCTGATGATAAAACGCTGGCTATGAAACCAATGAATTGTCCATGTCATGTGCAGATTTTTAAGCAAGGTATCAAAAGTTATCGAGATTTACCATTGAGTATGTCTGAATTTGGTTTGTGTCATAGAAACGAGGCATCTGGAGCACTGCATGGTTTGATGAGAGTAAAGGCTTTTAGGCAAGATGATGCCCATATTTTCTGTACTGAAGAGCAAATTAACAGTGAGACAGTAAAATTTTGTAGTCTCTTAACCGAGATTTATAAAGATTTTGGTTTTTCGGATATAAAAATTAAATTTTCAGATCGTCCTAAGGTGCGGGCTGGCAGTGATGAAGTTTGGGATAAAGCCGAAAATGCTCTAAAAAGTGCCGTAAAAGAAGCCGGTTATTCTTACATATTAAACCCTGGTGATGGGGCATTTTATGGGCCAAAACTAGATTTTTGTCTTAAAGATTCAATAGGTAGAGAATGGCAATGCGGTACTCTACAAGTTGATTTTGTCTTACCGGAACGTCTTGATGCCCACTATATTGCAGCAAACGGTGAGAAAAAGAGACCAGTAATGTTGCATAGGGCTGTGATTGGTTCTTTTGAACGATTCATTGGCATATTAATTGAAGAATATGCCGGACGATTCCCTCTATGGTTAGCTCCTGTACAAGTAGCTATTGCTACCATCACTAGTGATTTAAATGATTATGCACTTGAGGTGCATAAATTATTGGTTAGTGAAGGGGTAAGGTCAGATATTGATATTTCGCCTGAAAAGATTAATTATAAAATACGTTGTTTTTCTAATGATAAAGTGCCTATAATAGCTGTTGTTGGTAAACAGGAAATGGCAAATAATACTGTGACTATAAGACAACTCGGATCTGATCAACAAGAAATTATTTCTTTAGAAAATCTAGTAAAGCTTGTGAAAGATCAGAATACCCGCTATTTAACGTAAGTGGTATTTTGAATATAGCTAAATGTCATTGTGAGTCCACTAGCACTCCGTCATTGCGAACGAACATATGTGAGCGAAGCAATCCATTCTTCATTAAGAAATAGATTACTTCAATGCTACTAAAGTAGTTTCTCGCAATGACAGTTGAGGTTTATGTACTCCTTGCAATGACGAGTTAACTAGAATGGGTTAGTTATATGCTCAAAGTAATTTGAGTAATAATACAATTTTATTTAAACAATAATTATGGAGAAGTTTTATTTCTGGAGTTAAGAATAGTAATTTTCCGAAGGCTAACAGGGAAATTAGGGCTAGTCAAGTTCGTTTAGTCGGTGAAAATGGTGAGATGCTTGGCATCGTCAATATCAAGGAAGCTTTGGAGTATGCCGGAAAGGTTGCTTTAGATTTGGTGGAAATCTCACCAAATGCTGAGCCTCCTGTCTGTAAAGTGTTGAATTTTGGTAAGTTTAAATATGATAGTAAAAAACGTATACAAGATTCCAGGAAAAAACAAAGAATTATTGTCCTTAAAGAGATGAAGTTTAAGCCAAACATTAGTCAGGGGGATTTTGATGTAAAGCTTCGTAAAATCAAAGATTTTTTGAAGGAAGGTGACAAAGTAAAAATCTCCTTATGGTTCAAAGGTAGAGAGATTATCCATAACGATATTGGTATGAAGTTATTTGACCGTATATTGTTAGAACTAGAAGGTTTGGCTAAGATTGATTCTGCTCCTAAAATGGAAGGTAAACAGATAATTATGTTAGTCAGTCCTAATACAACAAAAATACTAACGAACTAATTAGAATTAATATTATGCCAATTAAGATTCTCATGCCTGCTCTATCCCCAACTATGACTGAAGGGAATATTGCCAAATGGCTGAAAAAAGATGGAGATAAGGTTGCTCCAGGGGATGTTATAGCAGAAATAGAGACAGATAAAGCTACTATGGAAGTGGAAGCTGTGGAAGAAGGGATTCTTGCTAAAATAATTGTACCACAAGGTACAGAGAATGTAGCGGTCAACTCACTTATCGCTGTATTGCTTGAAGAAGGTGAAGATATAAGCTTATTGGATAATTTTATATCAAATATTGATAATGCTGCTAAACCATCTGCAAAGCCCGCAATAGTTGTAGAGGAAAGTAAATCAGTTAATTTAACTCCGGAAAACAAAACAATAAAAGATACTGCTAGGATATATGCCTCGCCTTTGGCTAGAAGATTAGCAGCTATTGATAATATTGATTTGTCAAATATTCAAGGTAGTGGACCACATGGCAGAATAATTAAAAAAGATGTATTATCCTACTTAGTGCAACCAACAAATAGTGGTAAGATTAGGGCGGTGAACAGAAATAACCAGGAGTACAGGGCTGTCCCCAATAACAATATTCGTAAAATCATCGCTAAACGTTTGCTTGAATCTAAACAAACCATCCCACATTTCTATCTATCAATAGAATGTAATATGGATAAGTTGCTTGATATTAGAGAAGATATCAATAAATCGCTGATAGAAGAGAGTAATATTAAAATTTCTGTCAATGATTTTGTTATTTTAGCAGTAGCCAAAGCTCTAAAAATTGTACCGGAAGCAAATGCCAGTTGGGATGAATCTGCTATTCGATATTATAACAACGTCGATGTATCAGTTGCTGTAGCAATCGATAACGGTCTTATAACACCTATCGTCAGAAATGCCGATCAAAAAGATTTGGTGACATTATCCCGCGAATTACAAACTCTTATAAAAAAAGCCCGGGATAATAAATTAACTCCTGAAGAATTTCAAGGGGGCGGGTTTTCCGTCTCTAACCTAGGTATGTACGGTGTTAAGAGCTTTAATGCTATAATAAATCCACCACAAAGCTGTATCCTAGCAATAGGAGCAAGCTCAAAACGTCCAATAGTTGACAATGATCAGATAAAAGTTGCTACTATGATGGATGTTAGCCTTTCTTCTGATCACAGAGTTGTTGATGGTGCTGTTGGAGCCAAATTTTTAGCTTCATTCAAAAAATTTATAGAAAGCCCTGCATTGATGCTTATATAATTTCTGATTTGCATCTTATCTTCATCACAACTTAAAACTTAAATCATAGAATAAATTATGAGCTTTTCTGATAATCTAACAAAAATCTTAAATAAATACGAGGAATTATCAAAAAAATTAAGCACTGGTATAGTCGGAGAAGAATTTATCAAAGCATCAAAGGAGTATGCTGGATTAGAGCCAATTGTTCAAACAATTAATGAATATAATAAATCTACATCCGAGTTACGCGATATCAAAGAAATGGCACAAGAAGCAAATTTAGACCATGATACGCAGTCGATGATATATGATGAAATACATCGTTTAGAAGCCCTGATGCCCAAACTAGAAAGGGCAGTCAAACTCTCTTTACTACCAAAAGATGAAGCTGATACAAAAAATGCTATTATTGAGGTAAGAGCTGGTAGCGGTGGAGAAGAAGCGGCATTATTTGCAGCAACTTTATTTAATATGTATCACAGATACGCCGAATTAAAAAGTTGGCGTTTTGAAATATTATCAATCTCAGATACTGGTATTGGCGGATATAAAGAAGCATCAGCCCTAATTCAAGGACGAGATGTATTTTCTAAACTTAAATTCGAATCAGGCGTCCACCGAGTGCAAAGAGTCCCTGAGACTGAGTCAAGTGGTAGGATCCATACTTCGGCAGCTACCGTTGCCGTCTTGCCTGAAGCAGAAGATGTAGACGTTAAGATCGATGACAAAGATTTACGAATTGACACATATCGAGCATCGGGAGCCGGTGGACAACACGTCAATACCACCGAATCAGCGGTAAGGATTACCCATTTACCAACTGGTATTGTTGTTGCCTTACAAGATGAAAAATCACAGCATAAAAATAAAGCTAAGGCTATGAAAATTCTTCGTTCTAGGGTTTATGAAGCAGAGCGATATAAAAAAGATATGGAAAGAGCAGAAGCACGTAAAGGTCAAGTTGGTTCTGGTGATAGATCGGAAAGAATTCGTACCTATAACTTTCCGCAAGGTAGAGTATCTGATCATAGAATTAACCTAACTCTCTACAAAATAGAAGATGTCGTAAAAAACGGGCAGTTAGACGAATTTATTGAAGCTTTAATATCGGCTGATGAAGCAAGAAAACTCTCAGAAGTTTAAATATACTCAAATGATTTGAGTATATTTAGCTTACCCGTCTATTAGCGAGATCACGTAAGATATCCCAAACGTCATGGCTCAGAGCCGCTTTGCGGCGACGCGGCAATCCATAAAAGTTGATTAGAAATTGCTTCGTCGGCTCACGCCTCCTCTCAAGGACAGAGTAATGTTAGTCGGGCTAGTTATATGTTAATCATTTAAGTTTATAAGGAATAAACATGCAAATCTTATATTTTTTAAAGGCTACGCCATTTTATGTATATTTATTATTTGGTTACTTAATTTTTATAGGAGTTAAAGCAACTAAGCAAAGAGTTATATCACCACCAAGATCATTTATTGCTCCTGTTATTTTCTATAAAAGGATATTCTAGTGTAAAAGATTTAATGTTATTTTTTATATAGCAAAAGCAGTTAAGTTATGTTACAGCAAAGAATGCACAAATGGTGTTATACAATTCTTGTGAAAGCCCGATTTTTTGTTTAATCCACCTTTTCATATTAGCCCAAAATTTCTCTATTGGATTTAGGTCAGGAGAGTAAGGTGGTAAAAATATTACCCTACATCCTACTGATTCTATTAAATCTTTAGTCTTCTTAGACTTATGAAAAGCAGCATTGTCTAAAATCACAACTTGACCAGCTATAAGCTCTTTTATCAAAAATTGCTCTACCCAATTATTAAATAGTTCG
This genomic interval from Candidatus Tisiphia endosymbiont of Dioctria linearis contains the following:
- a CDS encoding ATP-binding protein → MTVKRYLNLDLPQGQSAFLWGARKTGKTTFLHQKFPHAIFIDLLQSEVFAKYSLNPHYIRLEILAIPEEKRCGMVIVIDEIQKIPQILNEVHWMIENIKGVSFILCGSSSRKLKSSGSNLLGGRAWRYQMFPFCYSEIKELNWDRIFNRGLIPAHYFSEFASKSLSAYVYDYLINEVQLEANIRRRDPFIKFLDVVALSNTEMINFTNIARDCGVNKATAKSYFEILEDMYIGYFLYPYAKRKNRQIITQIPKFYLFDTGVANYLAKYTFTGFYSSEAGKAFEHYIFLELKLYQVMFNIREELFYYRDSEGHEVDFILGNQAFEVKTRSNITFRDIKGLLLFGQDYGAMLNVISTTDRKRIETFGTQTVTIWPVQEFLESLWSNSLY
- a CDS encoding TolC family protein, producing MYKFTHFAIIILFNYSVFAVDLPDALSSAYNNNGELQIIRQNFLSEIEQFSAAFSGFMPNISYNINSNISKNKPNSQYAPNSSKKETKSQQNTFILEQPIFSGGSSVANLKSAQSAFRASRAKYYAEEQRVLLSLIKNYLDCYDAKEKYEISEISVKTNKHQLATIEEKLKLGEATSIDLASAKASLAVAETNRLNVYANYQATKATFSRVFGIEADDIAMPPMPDNLPNSLDALIEKAVNVNPSIDSTRHSVRSHKAAQIAAMAELLPKVNFKIESGKNIYTPETPMTNNSRSTTSTLSVNIPIYSHGGSEYSKIRKAKNSTRSAAIQLDDTIKQIRASAIGSWEGFEAAKSKIIATSQGVEAAQIAYDGIMQEEIVGSKTILEVLTAEEKLYNTKIAKVDACRDSILAAYQIKSLLGELTAKSLKLKVKYFTPEDEFKGLKKKLIIGF
- a CDS encoding DUF2497 domain-containing protein → MSKDHNKNQDMSVEEILKSIKGMIDNRNEPPSNDDDILELTNIAWNEEDKLEEDSTHSQLAEELLQESLISDKSAAETTKIFQHFSKTAREININASNSKVKTLEDLIVEMIRPQLSQWLDKNLPLLVKQLVEKEIQKLLPNDQK
- the thrS gene encoding threonine--tRNA ligase; translation: MINITFPDGVQKQFTKNITGLEIASQISTSLAKDALVIEINNELKDLSLPIESDCNLRILTSKDPECLEILRHDAAHIIAEAAKELFPNIQVTIGPAIENGFFYDFAKEQPFSSEDLLKIEAKMHEIVKRNEKITRELWNRDQAIEFFKSIGEHYKAEIISEIPANEDITLYRQGNFVDLCRGPHAPSTGFIKHFKLMKVAGAYWRGDSKNPMLQRIYGTAWATKEQLDNYLYMLEEAEKRDHRKLGRELDLFHFQEEAQGMVFWHDKGWSIYRIIEQYIRNKIRKMGYIEVKTPVLVDKSLWESSGHWEKFREDMFALNLADDKTLAMKPMNCPCHVQIFKQGIKSYRDLPLSMSEFGLCHRNEASGALHGLMRVKAFRQDDAHIFCTEEQINSETVKFCSLLTEIYKDFGFSDIKIKFSDRPKVRAGSDEVWDKAENALKSAVKEAGYSYILNPGDGAFYGPKLDFCLKDSIGREWQCGTLQVDFVLPERLDAHYIAANGEKKRPVMLHRAVIGSFERFIGILIEEYAGRFPLWLAPVQVAIATITSDLNDYALEVHKLLVSEGVRSDIDISPEKINYKIRCFSNDKVPIIAVVGKQEMANNTVTIRQLGSDQQEIISLENLVKLVKDQNTRYLT
- the infC gene encoding translation initiation factor IF-3, with translation MSGVKNSNFPKANREIRASQVRLVGENGEMLGIVNIKEALEYAGKVALDLVEISPNAEPPVCKVLNFGKFKYDSKKRIQDSRKKQRIIVLKEMKFKPNISQGDFDVKLRKIKDFLKEGDKVKISLWFKGREIIHNDIGMKLFDRILLELEGLAKIDSAPKMEGKQIIMLVSPNTTKILTN